The proteins below come from a single Micromonospora citrea genomic window:
- a CDS encoding type I restriction-modification system subunit M has product MPPRKRAAGQNALPGMPTMADLRDTLWKAADKLRGSMDAAQYKDFVLGLVFLKYVSDSFEERRAQIKQEVLDQGIPEARVDAFLDDVDEYTGQGVFWVPAEARWAHLAERAKGGEIGLLLDNAMDAIMKTNPALHTVLPKIFNRENVDQRRLSELVDLISDARFTGHGDRPARDVLGEVYEYFLEKFARAEGKRGGEFYTPRSVVKLLVEVLEPYSGRVYDPCCGSGGMFVQAEKFVLSHTGRRDDIAVYGQESNERTWRLAKMNLAIHGISGNLGPRWEDTLHADKHPDLRADFVLANPPFNMSDWARSVEDPRWRYGVPPAGNANFAWLQHIVAKLGERGTAGVVLANGSMSSKQSGEGEIRAAMVEADLVSCMVALPPQLFRTTQIPACLWFFAKDKGPQGGKRLADRRGEVLFINAQNMGTMVDRAERVLTDEDLAKIAGAYHAWRGTASARAEDRKYEDELGFCYSATLDEIRKHDHVLTPGRYVGAAEVDTTGDEPIADKIERLRKELFAHFDESGSMERVVRAQLERLDV; this is encoded by the coding sequence ATGCCCCCCAGGAAGAGGGCGGCCGGGCAGAACGCGCTGCCCGGCATGCCGACCATGGCCGACCTTCGCGACACCCTCTGGAAGGCCGCCGACAAGCTCCGCGGCTCGATGGACGCCGCGCAGTACAAGGACTTCGTCCTGGGCCTGGTCTTTCTCAAGTACGTCTCCGACTCGTTCGAGGAGCGGCGCGCACAGATCAAGCAGGAGGTGCTCGATCAGGGCATCCCCGAGGCCCGGGTGGACGCGTTCCTCGACGACGTCGACGAGTACACCGGCCAGGGCGTGTTCTGGGTGCCGGCGGAGGCCCGGTGGGCTCACCTCGCGGAGCGGGCCAAGGGTGGCGAGATCGGGCTGCTGCTCGACAACGCCATGGACGCCATCATGAAGACCAACCCGGCGCTGCACACGGTGCTTCCGAAGATCTTCAACCGGGAAAACGTCGATCAGCGGCGGCTGAGCGAGCTGGTCGACCTGATCAGCGACGCCCGGTTCACCGGCCACGGCGACCGGCCCGCCCGCGACGTCCTCGGCGAGGTCTACGAGTACTTCCTGGAGAAGTTCGCCCGGGCCGAGGGCAAGCGGGGCGGCGAGTTCTACACCCCCCGCAGCGTGGTCAAGCTGCTGGTCGAGGTGCTGGAGCCCTACTCGGGCCGGGTCTACGACCCGTGCTGCGGGTCGGGCGGCATGTTCGTGCAGGCCGAGAAGTTCGTGCTCAGCCACACCGGCCGGCGCGACGACATCGCCGTCTACGGCCAGGAGTCCAACGAGCGCACCTGGCGGCTGGCGAAGATGAACCTCGCCATCCACGGCATCTCTGGCAACCTCGGGCCGCGCTGGGAAGACACCCTCCACGCCGACAAGCACCCCGACCTGCGTGCCGACTTTGTGCTGGCCAACCCGCCGTTCAACATGTCGGACTGGGCGCGCAGCGTCGAGGACCCGCGCTGGCGCTACGGCGTGCCGCCAGCGGGCAACGCCAACTTCGCGTGGCTCCAGCACATCGTCGCGAAGCTCGGGGAGCGGGGCACGGCGGGCGTGGTGCTCGCCAACGGCTCGATGTCGTCGAAGCAATCGGGTGAAGGCGAGATCCGGGCGGCCATGGTCGAGGCGGATCTCGTCTCCTGCATGGTGGCGCTGCCGCCGCAGCTTTTCCGCACCACCCAGATCCCGGCTTGCCTCTGGTTCTTCGCCAAGGACAAGGGACCGCAGGGAGGCAAGCGGCTCGCGGACCGGCGCGGCGAGGTGCTCTTCATCAACGCGCAGAACATGGGCACGATGGTCGACCGCGCCGAGCGCGTCCTGACGGACGAGGACCTAGCGAAGATCGCGGGGGCGTATCACGCCTGGCGCGGCACCGCGTCGGCCCGCGCCGAGGACAGGAAATACGAGGACGAACTTGGCTTCTGTTACTCCGCAACCCTCGATGAGATCCGCAAGCACGACCACGTGCTCACTCCGGGCCGATACGTAGGCGCCGCCGAGGTCGACACCACCGGCGACGAGCCGATTGCCGACAAGATCGAACGGCTGAGAAAGGAACTGTTCGCCCACTTCGATGAGTCCGGGAGTATGGAACGCGTTGTCCGTGCGCAGTTGGAGCGTCTCGATGTCTGA